Below is a genomic region from Isosphaeraceae bacterium EP7.
CAGTCAAAGTCAGGGTCGCCACGGTCAGGCGGCCCCACCTGGTTGCGCAGAGGACGGCCAGCCCCGGCAGGGCCAGCAATGCTAGCAAGGGCTGGGTTTCGACGATGAGGCGAGATCCCCAGCAATAGCCGCCGTACCAGATGCGCCAGGCCGCGATCAGCAGCAGGTGCGCCACGACGATCAGGCCGCAGAGGAGCATGAAGCCGCGAGGGCCGGTCGTGATGCCCAGGGATCGGGCCGAGTGGAGGCAGGCGGGGACCAGGGTGAGCAGGGCCAGGATTGCCCAGGGTTGATAGATCAGAAGGCCTCGGCCGGGGCTCGCCAGCAGGCCCATCAGCGGCCATCCGATGTGCGTGGTCCAGCTTGAGCCGCCCATTTGCGAGGTCGACGGGCCCAGCGGGCTGCCGTAGATGGAGAGATACCAGGCCGCCCAGGGGGCGTAGACCAAAGCGGCGAGGCCCACCACGGCCAGGGCTCGCCTCGGCGATTTCCAGAGCATCCAGAGGCCGAACGGGATCAGGAAGCTCGCCGCCGTGAGCCGGAAGGAGGGGAGCAGGCCGCACGCGACGCCTTGGGTCACGATTCCAACGCGACCGGGCCCCCCTTCGCGGGAGACTTCGGCCAGCAGCACCGCCATCATCGCTAGGATGATCCCGCCGTGCTGCCAGGCGCCTCGCGCCACCGTCGAGAACATCCCCGAGCCGAGGCCCAGGATCAGGGTCGCCAGCAAGGCCAGGGGCGCCGGGGCCAGCCTCGCGGCGATGAGGAAGAAGAGGCCAAGGGCGGTCGCCTCGACCAGCGTCGCGACGATCTTCTCCAGCCGAGCCTGCACCGGGACGGCGAAGAGGTCGGCACCCGCCAGACGGGCCAGGCCAACGACGGGAGTCGCCAGCAAGACCATCCCGGCCGGGTAGGCCGAGTAGACCCGACCATGGCGCCGCGTGAGGTCATACGCCAGGTGCGGACCTCGCCCGAACAGGTTGTCGGGCCGTCCCGGGCGATCGAACTCGTCGAGGTCCCAGTTGCCCTGGGTGACGAGGCTCACGGCGGTCGGGATCACCGGCCGGGTGTCGCCGGAACCCTCGAAGTCGTTGTTCGACAGGTCGAGCAAGATCGCCGGCAAGGTGACGAAGAGCAGGGCCGCCCGCCAGGGAGGGACGCCCCCGCATTCATTGAACTCGGCCAGCGAACCCCACCACGCCCGGACGACGCCCGAGATGCGTGCCCGATAGCCGGCCGAGGCCAACATGAGCACCGCCGGCGCAATCAGCCCGATCCAGGGGGCCGAGGCATAGTTGCCCTTGGCTCGCAGGCAGAGCAGGGCGGCGAAAACGCCAATGCCGGCGACGACGAGGTCGACGGCCATCCTCAGAATCCGCCGCGGGTGCGGGCGACCGGCCCGGGTTGTCCTCGGCTCGAACTCGACGTCCGGGGGCATCGCGGGCTCCTCCGCCCGGTGTCAGGCAACCCGTTTCTTGGAGTCGATCAGGCCGACGATCTGGGCCACGCTGTCGAGGTTCTCCACCCCGGCCTCGTGGGCCTCGACGACCACGTCGAACCGTTCTTCGAGGAACACGACCAGCTTCAACGTGCTGATCGAGTCGAGAATCCCGCCGGTGATCAGCGGGGTCTCATCGGTCAGCTCGGAGGGGTCTTCGCCGGGCAGGAACGTCTTGAGGATGTAGTCGTGGACGACGTTGCGGGTCTCGGTCATCGAAGGCTCCAAGGTTGGGGGGGAGATGAGAATGAAGCGAACAATGGTCGGTGGACGCTGATCCAGATCGTCTGGTTGCCGTTCAGGCGCACTCGGCGCCAAGGCCCGCCGCCATCAGGAGGGCATCGCGCGCGGGGTCTCGACGGATGATGGCCGCAGAGCCACGGCGGACGTCCAGCGGGCGGTCGAAGGCCTCGTGCAGCACCCGTCCTTCCATCACCGTGGGGACGCGCTCGCCGAGCATGGAGAGCAGGGTGGGCGCCACGTCGTGGAGGTCGGCCGAGAGCTGCGTCCCCTTGCGGACGCCGGGGGCGTCGATCGCGATGACTCCTTCGCGGTAATGGGTCGCCGGCAGCCTGGGATCGGGCCGCATCAGGTCGCCGCGAACGCTCCACTTCGCCTGTGCCTGGTAGCCGTCGGCCGAGAGCGCCAGCACGTCGGGCAGCCCGTCGGCGGCGGGGTCGATGCCATAGCGCTCGGCCAGGCTGAAGACGTCGCGGAAGAGCGGGTCGTTGGTCTTGGGATCGCGAGCTTCGAGGAACGCACCGATGACCTCGTCGGTCACGCGGCCGGCGGCCGACGAACCCGGCAGGGCGGGCGTATTCAGGTAGATGGAGCCGGCGAGCTGGCCGAACGGGCTGAATGCCGCGCTCTTCGACCAGTCGCAGCCCACCTGGCCCTCGACCGATCGCGGCGTTCGCATCCCCTCGCCGCTCCCCGTGTGCTTGGCCACCCAGCGCCTCAAGCGGTCGGCGATCCGGCTCGCCCGGTATCGGAACCTTGTGCCGTAGAGCAGGCCCTTCTGCAGGCCCGCCTTGCGCAAGAGTCCGTTGACATTGACCAGCGACCGGCAGGGGCCGAAGCCGTGGTCCGAGACCGCAACAACGGCGGCGTCTCGGCGAGCGGCCAGGTCGAGCAGCCGGCCCACGGCCGCGTCGAGCGCCATCAGGCACCCCTCAACCTCGGCGTTCCAACCCGTCCGGCGCAGGCCGGTGTCGTCGACGTCAAGCTCGGGCCAGAGCCTGTGCTGCAAGCTGTCCAGGTTGTGGAAGTGGACCATCATCGCCGACCAGTCGACCCGCGCATCGGCCCGCTCGGCCGCGGCGGCCTGCGCCTCGAAGATGGTCCGATTCCTCGCGGCCAGCGGGCGCAATTCTTCGAGCGTCCGGGGCCTGGTCTTCCAGACGATCTTGTTGGTGTAGTCGGGGACGTGCTCGGCCAGGTCGGCCCTGAAGTCGGGGCAGCCGGCGAAGGCCCAGTCCAGACTCGGCGCGTCGGAGCCCGCCACCACGATCCCGCGCACTCCCGGCGGCGGGTAGGTCATCGGCAGGTTCATGCTGACGATGTCGCGGCCGGCCGCGTCCAGAGCATGCCAGAGCGTCGGCACCTTCACCCGGCCCGCGTGGTTGGGCCTCACGGTGCGATCGGATGGCTCGATGTAGTTGAATTCGTGGATCCCATGCGTCGCCGGCAGGCAGCCGGTCGAGAATGAGGTCCAGGCGACCGGCGTCACCATTGGGTCCGACGAGCGGAGCGTCCCGGTGGCGCTCCGGCGCCAGAGCGAGGCCAGATGCGGCATCAGGCCGCGGTCGAACAGCGGCCCGAAGGCCGCCATGGTCCCGCCGTCCAGGCCGAGCACGAGCACACGATCAACGGATGCCGACATGGGTTGGCCTTGGCAGGACCGGCCCCGGTTGCCGCCTTTCGCCCCGAACCCCGGCGCGAGCGCCGTGCTTCGGGGCCGCCGCCCTCCGTGGCGGTCGGGGCATCCTGGAGCGCCAAAACGAGGGAGATTGGCGCGCCGGCTCCCGGGATGGCGGGACCGTAACCGGACTTCCACGATCGGTCAATCCCGACACTCGCCACCCGCGCAATCCGGAAATTCCTCAGAAACCTCAGACTTCGATTCAAGTCGATCCGGCCGGACCGCCGATATTCAGCGTTGTCGACGGCGTGTGCCCAGTGCCGCTCCGTCTCCCCCAAGGCCCCGGACGCCTCCTCGTCCGGCCAATGTACCCGAGGGTGTTGCACGATGACCGCACGGACGCGGAACCGATCGCCCCTCGCACGGACCCTCGCCGCCGGGCTCGTCCTTTGCGCCGCGGGGCTCGAAGGGTGCGGGCTGACCAGCAAGCACGCCGCACGCAAGATCGAGCAGCGAGGGGAGTTCGACCTCAACCAGCCCCGAGAGCTACAGATGGTCTCGCTCCCCCCCTATGTGGTCGAGCCCCCCGACGAGATCGAGGTCATCGCCAAGCCCGCCTCGCTCGACCTGCCCAATACCACGGCCATCGTCCGCCAGGACGGCGTCATCGACCTCGGATTCCACGGCGACGTCTACGTCTCGGGGCTCACCTTGAGGCAGGTCGAAGAGAAAATCGCCGACCTCCTCCGCTCCGAGGCCGCCCAGCTCAACATCGCCGACCCCGTCGAGGTCTCCGTCCGGCTCGTCAACGGCAGCCAGAGCAAGACCTACTACGTCCTTGGGGCCGTCACCTCGCAGGGCAAGTTTCCCATCACCGGCAGCGAGACCGTCCTTGACGCCATCCTCCAGGCCGGGCTACGTACGAACAGCATGCCCGAGAAGGCCTACGTCACCCGCCCGCATCCCACGGGCGGCAAGGACCTGATCCTCAAGATCGACTGGGAAGGGATCCGCGAGCGCGGGGACACCACCACCAATTACCAGATCTTCCCGGGCGACCGCATCAACGTCCCCGGAGGAAAGCCCCCCGGGCTCCTCAGCAGCCTTATCGGCGGCTGAGACCGGGGATGCTCCGATTCAGGCCCAGGCGGTTCTCGCCCGGTTAGCCCGCGAGAAAAGGGGACACACTTCGGTGCCGGAGTGTCGGCCGTCCCCATGATCTCGACGGGCACTCCAGCCAGTGTCAGGCCTGGTCGCGGACTGTTTTGGCCAGCGGAGACGAGTCGAACTTCTCCAGAAGCTCGGCCACGTCGCGATAGACTTCCTTGCAGCCGGCCCGCCGCAGGTCGGCCTCCTTGAAGCCCCCGCTCAGCACGCCGATCGAGACGATCCCGGCCCTCTTCGCCGCCTCCGCGTCGTACGGGGTGTCGCCGATCACGATGGCCTCGCTCGGGTCGAGGCCGCCGCCACGCTCGAGCGCCGCGTTGAAGATGTCCGGGCTCGGCTTCGACTCCTCGGCGTCGGCCGACGAGGTCGACGCGTCCACCAGGTCCTCGATCCCGGCGATCTCCTCATACTTCTCCAGCTCCGACTCGGTCGCGGAACTGGCCAGCACGATCGTGAGCCCTTCAGCTGCAATCCGTTCGAATAGCTCGCGGACCTTCGGGAACGGCTTGATCTTCGGCAGATATTCCGTCTTGAGCAGCTCCGAACGCTCCTTCTCGATCGCCTCGCCGGCGTACTCGACCATGTCTTCAGACAGAAAGACCGGCATCAGCTGGTCGCCACCCTTGCCGATCTGTGCCCGAATCTTCTCGACCCGGACCTCGTAACCGTACTTGGCGAAAATCTGCTGCCATGCCTGGGCATGGAAATCGACCGAATCGATGAGCGTCCCGTCGACGTCGAAAATGACGGCCTTGATCACGGCGCAATCTCCCCCACCCAAGCCACCGCCACCGAGGCCACTCCCCAGCCCGCGCGACCCGGACGACCATTCTCCCAGCGAACCGGGCGCCGACACCACCCCGACTTGCTCGCTCCTCCTCCTTGCGTCGCGCTCGAACCAGTTGTCCAGGTAATAGTGCCGCCCCCGCGACCACTCCCAGGCACTCGCCGCCAGGTACGCCGGCAGGAACAGGACTCCCCATCGCTCCACCTGCCGTACATGCACCATCTCATGCGCCCGCAGCAGATCCAGGTCTTCCGAGCACCGGCCGATGACCACATGCCCCAGCGTCATCGCCCCGAACCCCGCCCGCCTCGCCAGCCAGGTCGAGAATCCGCCATGAAACTCGACGATCCCCTGATGCCGTCTGCCCCGCCCCCCCGTCGCCAGCGTCAGCGCTCCCGCCAGAACGCCCACTGCCGTCGTGGGAGCCGCCCAACCATAAGCCGCCACACGCCTCACACGAATCCTCGCCATGACTTCGCCCCCTATCGGCAAAATCATCGGGGCCCGCATGACCCGGGTCAACCATCGCCGGAACACCGGATCGACCGGGCGGATGGCCAGGCGATCCGCCGGTGAATCACAGGCCCTCATCGGCGGCATCTCGATCTCCTCCTCCCTTCATTTTCTCGCACGCGTCATCCGGGCAATTCCCCCGGGAAACGGAGACCTCGGATCGCCCGAGTTCGAAATCCTCGAACTCTGAGCACGCTCAGAACCAGATCCATTTGTAGGGCGGAGAGGTAACCTTCGACTTGTTCCTATTAATCCTATCGACTTTCAAATAAATCGCATCTCAGACGCTTCTGCGAGTCTTGATTAATTCGATCGACTTAAGTACAAATCGTCCATAGAGCCTCCTCGGTCCTCGCGGACCATCGGTGTGTCGCTCGAATTCACCGTCATCCGGACCTCCCTCGACGGCGAGCCTCCCTCCGTCGGTTTTCCCGTTGCTATGGGCTGAAACCGTCCCGCGCCCGCCCCCGCAAGGCGGCCATGGCGGCTCCACGCGCACGTGGATCTCGATCAGTGCCGGGACAGCGGCCACTTTCCCCCCAGGAGTTCGATGAAGACCATGCAACGACGATCACGCCCTGGTTTCACGCTCATCGAATTGCTCGTGGTGATCTCGATCATCGCCGTGTTGATCGCGCTCCTGTTGCCCGCCGTGCAGTCGGCCCGCGAGGCTGCCCGGCGCATCCAGTGCGTGAACAACTTGAAGCAGATGGGCCTGGCGCTGCACAACTATGAGAGCGCCCTCGGGTCCTTCCCGCCCGCGGGCCTGCCCGTCAGCTCTGGCGTCAATCCCGCGGCGACCCTGAACAACGCCAGCTACAGCGCACAGGCCCGCCTGCTCCAGTTCATCGAGCAGGGCAGCCTCTACAACGCGATGAACTTCAGCTACGGCTGCTTCAATTCCATCGACAGCTACGGCAACGCGGCCAACTCGACGGCCACGGACACGCGGCTCTCCTTCTTCCTCTGCCCGTCGGACACGCCGCCGTCGTTCAACGTGATCCGCATCCTGGGCCAGAGCTTCAAGGCCCCTGGGGTGAACTACTTCACGTCAACCGGCTCGACCCTGGAGCACGACGGCACGCAGACCGGCGGGCCTCCCAACGGGGTCTTCAGGTACGGGAGCGTGGTCCGGATCGCCGACATCACCGACGGCACGAGCAACACCATCGCCTTCGGCGAGTGGAAGGTCGGCTCGGGAAATCCGAACAAGCGCACGATCCCCTCGGACATCGTCTGGCTGACGAAGTATCCCGACGGCGTGACCCGCAACACGCAGTCCATGAATCTCCCCCAGGCGAACAACAACAACGCACTGCTCAACTGGCTCGAAGAATGCGCCTCGCGCTCTGAGGTCGGCTCGAACACCCGCAATAACGGTAGTGTCTATCTCGGCCAGGCCTGGGCGTTCAACCTGCCGGCCTACAGCATCGGCAACACGGTCGTGCCCCCCAACGGGAAGTATCCCACGTGCATGGTCATGAAGCCGGGCACTCAGAACTCGCCGGGTGCCTACGGCCTGGCCAGCAACCACCCGGGAGGCGCCAACGTCGTCCTCACCGACGGCTCGGTCCGGTTTCTCAAAGAGACCGTCGCCTTCCAGCCGTTCTGGGCCCTCGGCTCTCGCAACGGCGGCGAGATCATCTCCGCCGACTCCTTCTGATCGGATCGACCTCGTCATTCCGTCGAGGGCCTGATTCCCCCCGGGCCCTCGACGGATGCCTTGATGGAGAGCCCTTTGCGCACGACCATGCTCCTCGGCCTCTCGGCCCTCTCGCTGGCCTTCGGCCTCCCGGCAGCTCGCGCCGCCGAGGTCAAGAAGCCCCTGAATGTGCTCTTCATACTCTCCGACGACCTCAGGCCCGAGCTCGGCACCTATGGGCATCCCGTCGTCAAGACGCCGAACATCGACGCCCTGGCGGCCTCGGGCGTCCGATTCGACCGGGCCTATTGCCAGTACCCGCTCTGCAACCCGTCACGCACCAGCATGCTCAACGGCCGCTACCCGGTGACCACCGGCGTCGTCGGCAACCGATCCTGGGTCGGCAAGGACCACCCCGAATTCGTCAGCCTGCCCAAATATTTCAAGCAGCAAGGCTACACGACGCTGCGTAGCGGCAAGGTGTTCCACGGCGGAATCGACGACTACGAGGCCTGGACCGAAGGGGGCGACCCCAAGACCACGCCGGGCGTCGACCGCGGCGGCCCGCAGGCCGCGAATCCCCCCGCCGAGACCTCCAAGTCCCAGATTCGCGAGGCGGCGAAGGCCTCGGACCAGCGTCGCGATCGGCGGTCGGACTCGATCATCGTCATCCCCGGCGACGGCGACGATGTCGGCGACGGCCGGGTCGCGAACCGGGCGATCCAGATGCTCGGGGAGAACAAGGACGGGCCCTTCTTCCTGGCCTGCGGCTTCTCCAAGCCACACAGCCCGCCCGAGGCGCCCCAACGATTCTTCGACCTGTACAGCACGGATCAGGTCGTGTTGCCGCCCGACTTCGCGTCCAGGCCAACCCCGCCGCCCGGCATCCCCGCCGCCTCGGTTCGTGCCAATTCCGACCTGTTCATCGGTCGCGATGCGAGCGAGCAGGAGGCCCGCGAGGTGACCCGCGCCTACTGGGCCTCGCTGAGCTGGATGGACTACAACGTCGGCCGGGTCATCGCCGAACTCGACCGCCTGGGCCTGCGCGAGAACACGGTCATCGTCTTCTGGGGCGACCACGGCTACCACCTCGGCGAGAAAGGCCGATGGTCCAAGGCCGGCTCCCTGTTCGAGACCGGGGCCCGCATCCCCTTCATCGTCGTCGCCCCCGGGGCCGCCGGAAATGGCCGGCCCGCGCCGAGAGTCGTCCAGGCGCTCGACATCTACCCGACCCTCGTCGACCTGGCCGGCCTTCCCCCCGTCGAGGGCCTCCAGGGCCGGAGCCTGACCCCGCTCCTCGCCAATCCGAACACCGCCTGGGACCACCCCGCCTACACCGTCTGGGCCGAAACCGGGGTCATCAACGGCGCCACCGTCCGCAACGAGCGCTACCGCTACGCCGAGTGGACCGGCCCCAAGGGAGGCCCGATCCTCTTCGACCTCGCCAACGACCCCCACGAGCTGAAGAACCTGGCCGACGACCCCGCCCACGCCGAGGTGCGCAAGGAGCTGAGCCAACTCCTCCACGAGCATCTGAAACTCGGCAAGAAGTAACTCCTTCGCGGGCTGTCGTCGCCGAACAAATCATGAGCCCCGACACCCGCGAACGTCTCGCGAGTGCCGGGGCTTTCGCGTCCGACCTGGCTGTGAACATGTCGTCGCGAGATCGAAGCAGCCCGCCCATTTCGGATGAATTTGGAAAAATGACCAAAAAGTAGGGAGAGAGCTCCTCGAAATTAGGACTATCTCAATGGATCCTTTCGTCGACGCGCATCGATCGGCCAGATTTCCAAGCAAGGCCATCGACCGCGTTCGAGTTTCTCCCTCCGGGAACGACGAGAGTGCTGGCAGACTCGGCCCGGGTTTCGAGGAGAACCGCCGAATTCGGGGCGTCAGCCGAACACACCAAGATTCGACGAGATGTTCACGAAGCTGTACGGCCCGGATAACCCTAAACCACTACTTAAAAACGATTTACGAATGTCTAACGGGCGATTTCTCGAATCTGGTTCCGATCCGCATTGCCGGACAATTGCCGTCAAGCGACGCCCTGCGATGGGTGAAAGTGGCTTCGTTCGGCGCGACCTTTTGCATCACGAAACGAACCCGGGACGCCTTTTGGGGGCATCGCGGTCCGATTTACGAAACGCGGCATACGGGCTAGAGTGGGCCCGGCGTCGAGGGAGCGACGGAGCGACCCGGACTCGCCTTGGCACGGAGGGCGTGGAGGCCCGCACCTTGGATTTCAACCTGAGCGACAGCCAGACGACCTGGCAAAATGCGGCGATCGCGTTCGCCCGCGAGCACCTCAATGATGACCTGGCCGGCCGCGACGAACGCCGGGAATTCTGGCGCGAGGGGTGGCGGCTCTGCGGCGAGTTTGGCCTGCAAGGGCTGCCGATCCCCGAAGAATACGGCGGTAAGGGGCTGGGGCTGCCCGAGACGATCGCGGCGATGGAAGGGATGGGCTATGCCTGCCCCGATTCGGGCCTGATCTTCGGCATCAACGCGACGTTGTGGACGGTCTCGATCCCCATCCTCAAGTATGGGACCGAAGATCAGAAACGCCGATGGCTGCCCAGCTTGTGTCAAGGAAAGCTGGTCGGTGCCAACGGGGCCAGCGAGCCCGAGGCGGGGTCGGACATCTTCTCGATGCAGGCCTCGGCCGCCAAGGTCGACGGCGGCTGGGTGTTGAACGGCCGCAAGACCTGGATCACCGCCGGGCCGGTCGCCGACGTCTTCGTCTGCTATGCCACCACCGACCCGTCGAAGGGAATCCTGGGGGTCACCGCGTTCATCGTGCCGGCCGACACCCCCGGATTCCGGGTGGTCCGCGAGATCTTCAAGATGGGCGTCCGCACGGTGCCGATGGGCGAGGTGGCGATGGAAGACTGCCGCCTGCCCGATGACGCCCTGCTCGGGCGGGTCGGCCGCGGCGCCGAGGTCTTCAACGTGTCGATGGAGTGGGAGCGGGGGTCGATCCTGGCCGCCTCGCTGGGGACGATGAAGCGGCAGTTGGAACAGTGTGTGGCCCACGCCCGCAAGCGGAAGCAGTTCGGCAAGGCGATCGGCAAGTTCCAGGCGGTCTCGCACCGGATCGTCGATATGGCCGTGCGGCTGGAGACGTCCCGCCACCTGGTCTACAAGATCGGCTGGCTGAAGGAGCAGGGGAAGGACGCCACGACCGAGGCGGCGATGGCCAAGCTCTATGTCTCGGAGAGCTACGTCCAAAACAGCCTGGAGGCGGTCCAGACCTTCGGCGCGGCCGGATACGTGGCAGAGACGGGGTTGGAGCGGATCTTGAGGGACAGCGTGGGCAGCCTGATCTACTCGGGCACCAACGACATCCAGCGCAACATCGTGGCTCAGAGGCTCGGTCTATGAAGAACTGCGGGGGCGACGACGACCGGCCTCTGGCATGGCGGTCCCGGCTCGTGTATCTAGGATCGGCCAACCCGATCCTACCCAGCCCACACCGTCGTGCCGGCCAATCCGATCGGTCGAGACCCACCCTCCCGGGGAGAGCCTGCGCATGAATCCGCGGAAGTTGTTTGTCGCCAGTTGCACGGCCCTGATCGCCTCGGCCTTCTCGTTCATCATCCGTCAGGACTTGCTGGCGACCTGGGGCCAGACGCTGGACATCTCGACCACCCGACTCGGCCAGATCGGCGGCTCGGCCTTCTTCGGCATGGCCATCGCGATGCTGATCGGGGCGCCGATTTGCGACCGGCTGGGCATGAAGCTGATGCTCGGCCTGGCATTCCTCTGCCACCTGGTCGGGACCTTGGGCACGATCGCCATCCCGTTCCTTGGCTTGAAGGGCGACCAGGCGTATACCACGCTCCTGACCTTCACCTTCCTCGTCGGTGCGGCCAACGGCCTGATCGAGATCGGCATCAACCCGCTTGCCGCCACGCTCTACCCCACCCGCAAGACGCACATGCTGAACATCCTGCACGCCTGGTGGCCGGGCGGGATGATCCTGGGCGGCTTGCTGTCGCTGGGCATCGCCTATGTGGTCAAATCAGACGCCACCTACAATCTGGCCGGGATCACGTTCCTGGGCTGGCAGTTCAAGATGGCCCTGATCCTGCTGCCGCTGCTGGTGTACGGCATCTTGTTCGTCACCCAGGAGTTCCCGGTCACCGAGCGGGTGGCGTCTGGCGTCTCGTCCGCCGAGATGTTCAAGGAAGCTGCCCGGCCGCTGTTCCTGCTCTGGGCTTTCTGCATGCTGCTGACCTCGGCTACCGAGCTGGCCCCACAGAGCATGCAGGGCCTCGTCCTGGGCAAGACGGCCGGGATGAGCGGCACCATGATCCTGATCTATACCAGCTCCATCATGTTCGTGATGAGGCACTTCGCCGGCAATCTTGCCCACGCGCTCTCCCCCATCGGCATGCTGACCATCTCGGCCGCGCTGGCGGGCATCGGCCTGTTCTCGCTGTCTTGGGCCTATGACGCGACCACGGCCGTCGCCGCCGCCACGGTCTTCGGCGTGGGGATCGCCTACTTCTGGCCGACCATGCTTGGTGTCACCGCCGAGCGGTTCCCCAAGGGGGGCGCGTTCCTGCTGGGCCTGATGGGCTGCATCGGCAACCTGGCCGTCGGCGGGGCCCAGTCCACCATGGGCACGATCAACGACGGCGTCACCTTCAGCTCGATGGACCCCAGCCTCAAGGCCAAGGTGGTCGACGAGTTCCAGGTGATCCAGGACTCCAAGGTCCTGGCCCTGCCGGCCGAGGAACAAGTGGCCGTGCAGGCCGCCCAGGCGGAGGGGGCCAAGTGGTCCTTCCGTTACGTTTCCTTCCTGCCGGCCATCCTGGTCGTGATCTTCGGCGGCATCGCCCTGTATGATCGTTCTCGCGGTGGCTATAAAGCCGAGGAGCTCCCCGCCGCGACCCTGGCCACAGACTACTGACGGCGGGGCCCGACACTCCAATGACCCACGCCCGGCCGGACCGGATGAGAACCGGCCGGGCGCCGAGACACCCAACCGTGCACCCGAAGACGCCCCCCACTCAGGCCCCGACCGCCGACGCCCCCGCCGCCCCGGCCCTCGACCCGTTCGACAAGAACGCACCGCCGCCCAGGCGCGACTGGCGATATGGGCTGGCGCCCTCTTATATCGGCACCTTCTTCTGGGTCGTCTTCTACGAGCAGATGGCCGTGCACACGCTGATGGTAGGCGGCCTGGCCTGGACGGTCGCCGGCGTGGCGGCGGGCGCAGCGCTCGCCCGCTGGCTGCTCTATCTGGCCCCCGCGCTCTGGG
It encodes:
- a CDS encoding acyl carrier protein, with the translated sequence MTETRNVVHDYILKTFLPGEDPSELTDETPLITGGILDSISTLKLVVFLEERFDVVVEAHEAGVENLDSVAQIVGLIDSKKRVA
- a CDS encoding alkaline phosphatase family protein — encoded protein: MSASVDRVLVLGLDGGTMAAFGPLFDRGLMPHLASLWRRSATGTLRSSDPMVTPVAWTSFSTGCLPATHGIHEFNYIEPSDRTVRPNHAGRVKVPTLWHALDAAGRDIVSMNLPMTYPPPGVRGIVVAGSDAPSLDWAFAGCPDFRADLAEHVPDYTNKIVWKTRPRTLEELRPLAARNRTIFEAQAAAAERADARVDWSAMMVHFHNLDSLQHRLWPELDVDDTGLRRTGWNAEVEGCLMALDAAVGRLLDLAARRDAAVVAVSDHGFGPCRSLVNVNGLLRKAGLQKGLLYGTRFRYRASRIADRLRRWVAKHTGSGEGMRTPRSVEGQVGCDWSKSAAFSPFGQLAGSIYLNTPALPGSSAAGRVTDEVIGAFLEARDPKTNDPLFRDVFSLAERYGIDPAADGLPDVLALSADGYQAQAKWSVRGDLMRPDPRLPATHYREGVIAIDAPGVRKGTQLSADLHDVAPTLLSMLGERVPTVMEGRVLHEAFDRPLDVRRGSAAIIRRDPARDALLMAAGLGAECA
- a CDS encoding polysaccharide biosynthesis/export family protein, which codes for MTARTRNRSPLARTLAAGLVLCAAGLEGCGLTSKHAARKIEQRGEFDLNQPRELQMVSLPPYVVEPPDEIEVIAKPASLDLPNTTAIVRQDGVIDLGFHGDVYVSGLTLRQVEEKIADLLRSEAAQLNIADPVEVSVRLVNGSQSKTYYVLGAVTSQGKFPITGSETVLDAILQAGLRTNSMPEKAYVTRPHPTGGKDLILKIDWEGIRERGDTTTNYQIFPGDRINVPGGKPPGLLSSLIGG
- a CDS encoding HAD family hydrolase, coding for MARIRVRRVAAYGWAAPTTAVGVLAGALTLATGGRGRRHQGIVEFHGGFSTWLARRAGFGAMTLGHVVIGRCSEDLDLLRAHEMVHVRQVERWGVLFLPAYLAASAWEWSRGRHYYLDNWFERDARRRSEQVGVVSAPGSLGEWSSGSRGLGSGLGGGGLGGGDCAVIKAVIFDVDGTLIDSVDFHAQAWQQIFAKYGYEVRVEKIRAQIGKGGDQLMPVFLSEDMVEYAGEAIEKERSELLKTEYLPKIKPFPKVRELFERIAAEGLTIVLASSATESELEKYEEIAGIEDLVDASTSSADAEESKPSPDIFNAALERGGGLDPSEAIVIGDTPYDAEAAKRAGIVSIGVLSGGFKEADLRRAGCKEVYRDVAELLEKFDSSPLAKTVRDQA
- a CDS encoding DUF1559 domain-containing protein; its protein translation is MQRRSRPGFTLIELLVVISIIAVLIALLLPAVQSAREAARRIQCVNNLKQMGLALHNYESALGSFPPAGLPVSSGVNPAATLNNASYSAQARLLQFIEQGSLYNAMNFSYGCFNSIDSYGNAANSTATDTRLSFFLCPSDTPPSFNVIRILGQSFKAPGVNYFTSTGSTLEHDGTQTGGPPNGVFRYGSVVRIADITDGTSNTIAFGEWKVGSGNPNKRTIPSDIVWLTKYPDGVTRNTQSMNLPQANNNNALLNWLEECASRSEVGSNTRNNGSVYLGQAWAFNLPAYSIGNTVVPPNGKYPTCMVMKPGTQNSPGAYGLASNHPGGANVVLTDGSVRFLKETVAFQPFWALGSRNGGEIISADSF
- a CDS encoding sulfatase: MESPLRTTMLLGLSALSLAFGLPAARAAEVKKPLNVLFILSDDLRPELGTYGHPVVKTPNIDALAASGVRFDRAYCQYPLCNPSRTSMLNGRYPVTTGVVGNRSWVGKDHPEFVSLPKYFKQQGYTTLRSGKVFHGGIDDYEAWTEGGDPKTTPGVDRGGPQAANPPAETSKSQIREAAKASDQRRDRRSDSIIVIPGDGDDVGDGRVANRAIQMLGENKDGPFFLACGFSKPHSPPEAPQRFFDLYSTDQVVLPPDFASRPTPPPGIPAASVRANSDLFIGRDASEQEAREVTRAYWASLSWMDYNVGRVIAELDRLGLRENTVIVFWGDHGYHLGEKGRWSKAGSLFETGARIPFIVVAPGAAGNGRPAPRVVQALDIYPTLVDLAGLPPVEGLQGRSLTPLLANPNTAWDHPAYTVWAETGVINGATVRNERYRYAEWTGPKGGPILFDLANDPHELKNLADDPAHAEVRKELSQLLHEHLKLGKK
- a CDS encoding acyl-CoA dehydrogenase family protein; translated protein: MDFNLSDSQTTWQNAAIAFAREHLNDDLAGRDERREFWREGWRLCGEFGLQGLPIPEEYGGKGLGLPETIAAMEGMGYACPDSGLIFGINATLWTVSIPILKYGTEDQKRRWLPSLCQGKLVGANGASEPEAGSDIFSMQASAAKVDGGWVLNGRKTWITAGPVADVFVCYATTDPSKGILGVTAFIVPADTPGFRVVREIFKMGVRTVPMGEVAMEDCRLPDDALLGRVGRGAEVFNVSMEWERGSILAASLGTMKRQLEQCVAHARKRKQFGKAIGKFQAVSHRIVDMAVRLETSRHLVYKIGWLKEQGKDATTEAAMAKLYVSESYVQNSLEAVQTFGAAGYVAETGLERILRDSVGSLIYSGTNDIQRNIVAQRLGL